From Xenopus tropicalis strain Nigerian chromosome 3, UCB_Xtro_10.0, whole genome shotgun sequence, the proteins below share one genomic window:
- the sppl2a gene encoding signal peptide peptidase-like 2A precursor: MGSSVPLGLTLLLLLHWAQVHANQGILHAIGNQDPSSAKDYCITYNSTWTPLPASYSNATYYELEDLSFLSLCSATEVPQSRLKDKAVVVLIGNCSILAKAAIAQNSGAKLLLVASKEGLPFLADNKSDYKSLTIPIAYIRYRDVKDMKPSLGSSVRVTLYSPALPKFDFSMLLIFLISVFTVALGGYWSGLSELEDLRPSPPGTETEGRKKKDDNVTFTPLTVIFFVVICCVMLLLLYFFYKWLVYVIIAVFCLASATSLFNCLSAIIQNIPYGKCRISCCNKSAEVRLFFLAAFCIAVSVTWVVFRNEDRWIWILQDILGIAFCLNFIKTLRMPNFKACVILLGLLLLYDVFFVFITPFITKNGESIMVEVASGPSGDAEKNGDTYLEVPDEPYSTNEKLPVVIRVPRLEFSANTLCQMSFSLLGFGDIIVPGLLVAYCRRFDVRSTSSMIYYICCTIAYAVGMVLTFIVLTLMKMGQPALLYLVPCTLLTSSVIAWRRKEMKKFWNGGGYEIMEHMDNAVNEEGLTSSEQEEQ; this comes from the exons ATGGGCTCGTCTGTGCCGCTGGGCCTCActctactgctgctgctgcactggGCACAG gTACATGCAAACCAAGGAATTCTACATGCAATTGGAAATCAGGATCCTTCCTCTGCGAAGGATTATTGTATAACGTACAATTCTACATGGACACCACTTCCAGCATCTTATTCCAATGCA acATACTATGAATTGGAGGACCTGAGCTTTCTTTCGTTGTGCAGTGCTACAGAAGTTCCTCAGTCACGTCTAAAGGATAAGGCAGTTGTAGTTTTGATTGGAAACTGCTCGATACTAGCCAAAGCTGCCATTGCACAGAACAGTGGCGCTAAATTACTCCTTGTTGCCAGTAAGGAAGGACTG CCTTTTCTAGCAGATAACAAAAGTGATTATAAGAGCCTGACCATCCCGATTGCCTACATTAGGTATAGAGATGTCAAAGATATGAAACCg agcCTTGGGAGCAGTGTAAGAGTGACTCTGTATTCTCCTGCATTACCAAAGTTTGATTTCAGCATGTTGCTCATCTTTCTTATATCTGTATTCACTGTAGCACTAGGAGGTTACTGGAGTGGACTCTCAGAGCT AGAAGACCTGAGGCCATCACCCCCCGGCACTGAAacagaaggaagaaaaaaaaaggatgatAATGTGACTTTTACACCCCttactgtcattttttttgtggtgataTGCTGTGTCATGTTACTGCTGCTATACTTCTTCTATAAATGGTTAG TGTATGTTATTATCGCTGTCTTTTGCTTGGCATCTGCGACAAGCCTGTTCAACTGCCTTTCAGCAATAATTCAGAACATCCCATATGGAAAATGCAG AATTTCATGTTGCAATAAAAGCGCAGAAGTGAGGCTTTTCTTTCTGGCTGCATTCTGCATAGCTGTGTCTGTGACTTGGGTGGTATTCAGGAATGAAGATAG ATGGATATGGATATTGCAGGATATCTTGGGAATTGCTTTTTGCCTCAACTTCATTAAGACTTTAAGAATGCCAAATTTTAAG GCATGTGTTATATTGCTTGGCCTCCTGCTATTGTatgatgtgttttttgtttttataacacCCTTCATCACAAAG AATGGAGAGAGCATTATGGTTGAAGTTGCATCAGGCCCCTCTGGAGATGCTGAAAAG AATGGAGACACCTATCTGGAAGTTCCTGATGAACCATATTCCACAAATGAAAAA TTACCTGTGGTCATTAGGGTCCCTAGGCTGGAGTTCTCTGCAAATACATTATGTCAAATGTCTTTTTCATTGCTAGGATTTGGGGATATTATTGTTCCAG gtcTGTTGGTAGCATATTGCCGGAGGTTTGATGTACGATCAACTTCTTCCATGATCTATTACATTTGTTGCACTATCG CTTATGCTGTAGGGATGGTTTTGACGTTCATTGTTCTGACATTGATGAAGATGGGACAGCCagctcttttgtatttggtaccTTGCACACTACTCACAAGTTCTGTCATTGCCTGGAGGAGGAAGGAAATGAAGAAGTTTTGGAATGGGGGTGGCTATGAG ATAATGGAGCATATGGACAATGCTGTTAATGAAGAGGGACTAACAAGCAGTGAACAAGAAGAACAGTGa